Proteins encoded in a region of the Prochlorothrix hollandica PCC 9006 = CALU 1027 genome:
- the hypA gene encoding hydrogenase maturation nickel metallochaperone HypA, with translation MHEVSLMAQTLAIALEQAQHQGATQIQRLRMRIGAQAGVVPEALQFAFEVGIQDTIAAGASLDIETVPVSCFCEPCQRDFQPDDWFYQCPQCQTLSDRVLAGREIELVSLEVL, from the coding sequence ATGCATGAAGTCAGTCTCATGGCCCAAACCCTGGCCATTGCCCTAGAGCAGGCCCAACACCAGGGGGCAACCCAGATCCAACGGCTGCGGATGCGCATTGGGGCACAGGCGGGTGTTGTCCCGGAGGCGTTGCAATTTGCCTTTGAGGTGGGGATTCAGGATACGATCGCCGCTGGAGCCAGCTTAGACATTGAGACCGTGCCCGTGTCCTGCTTTTGTGAACCCTGCCAGCGGGACTTTCAACCCGATGATTGGTTTTATCAGTGTCCCCAGTGCCAGACCTTGAGCGATCGGGTGCTGGCGGGGCGAGAGATTGAGTTAGTCAGTTTAGAGGTGTTGTGA
- a CDS encoding RnfABCDGE type electron transport complex subunit D gives MRPPLTLPNRPIQVHNNRLTRISHSVLKDARDYQILFLSLFLALGIGTRDWTLRPWGVGTIVVTCWGVQWLCAWGLQHWGSKDLVQSPGGRPGSNLNPPAFNWRSPLITALGLSLLLRGDRPSTLALAATLAIASKFLLRYGGKHFFNPANLGIIAALVLTPDAWVSPGQWGDDLWYGLVFLGAGGIVLGRVGRLETTVAFLGSYGALEALRNLWLGWTWDVWFHRLSSGSLLLFALFMVTDPRAIPNHPRSRVIWAMAIAALTFYLRNYCFMSTAVFWALFLLSPLTPVLDGIWRNDRFSWQQTPDVHPNPDAPLVPDPPQSPQRLQSPSP, from the coding sequence ATGCGCCCGCCCCTCACCCTCCCAAATCGACCGATCCAGGTCCATAACAACCGACTGACCCGCATCAGCCACAGTGTACTCAAGGATGCCCGCGACTACCAAATTCTGTTTCTGTCCCTGTTCTTGGCTCTGGGCATTGGCACGCGGGACTGGACCCTGCGACCCTGGGGAGTGGGGACGATCGTGGTGACCTGTTGGGGGGTGCAATGGCTCTGTGCCTGGGGGCTACAGCACTGGGGGAGCAAGGATCTGGTGCAATCCCCTGGGGGCAGACCAGGGTCCAACCTGAATCCCCCCGCCTTTAACTGGCGCAGTCCCCTGATTACCGCCCTGGGATTGAGTTTGCTGTTGCGGGGCGATCGCCCCAGTACCTTGGCCCTAGCGGCCACCCTGGCCATCGCCAGCAAGTTTCTCCTGCGCTACGGGGGCAAACATTTCTTTAACCCCGCCAACCTGGGCATCATTGCCGCCCTGGTGCTGACCCCCGATGCGTGGGTATCGCCGGGACAGTGGGGGGATGATCTGTGGTACGGCCTTGTGTTTTTGGGGGCGGGGGGCATTGTCTTGGGGCGGGTGGGGCGGCTGGAAACCACCGTGGCCTTTTTGGGCAGCTATGGAGCCTTGGAAGCCCTGCGCAATCTCTGGCTGGGCTGGACCTGGGATGTGTGGTTCCATCGCCTCAGCAGTGGATCCCTGTTGCTGTTTGCCCTGTTTATGGTGACGGATCCCCGGGCCATCCCCAACCATCCCCGCAGTCGGGTGATCTGGGCCATGGCGATCGCCGCCCTCACGTTTTATCTACGCAATTACTGCTTTATGTCCACGGCGGTTTTTTGGGCATTATTCCTTCTCTCCCCCTTAACCCCGGTGTTGGATGGAATTTGGCGCAACGATCGCTTTAGCTGGCAGCAGACCCCCGATGTCCACCCCAATCCCGATGCCCCCCTGGTACCCGATCCCCCTCAGAGTCCCCAACGGCTCCAGTCCCCCTCCCCCTGA
- a CDS encoding glycogen/starch/alpha-glucan phosphorylase, with product MTQAIDSPSTSSTTATDPTVDSSGNPVKVYVEDDRTGMSLETLKRAFADHLFYLQGKDASSADLADYYSALAYTVRDRLLHRWLATQEVYACKAVKRVCYLSAEFLMGRHLGNSLINLNLFEKIDQAIRESGLELQDLLSEEEDPGLGNGGLGRLAACFLDSLATLEIPAIGYGIRYEFGIFYQQIRDGWQVEIPDQWLRLGNVWELPRREEAVEIKLGGYTEGYHDPKGNYRVSWVADRIILAVPYDTPVPGYDTNVVNILRLWKAEAGDEFNFDAFNAGNYDRAVADKMSSENISKVLYPNDNTPQGRTLRLEQQYFFVSASLQDMIRKHLALNPTLDNFQDSFAIQLNDTHPTVAIPELMRLLVDEHAMDWDAAWSITNRTFAYTNHTLMPEALERWPVRLLGPTLPRILEIIYEINHRFLEDVRSWYPGDEARLSRLSIIEEEPEKSVRMAYLACIGSHAINGVAALHTELLKRDTLHDFYELWPEKFFNKTNGVTPRRWILLSNPQLAALFTEKIGKKWLSNLDELKQLEPCAEDPEFRSRWQAIKLHNKQVLAEKIYERTGIEVDPHSLFDIQVKRIHEYKRQHLAVLHIIALYNQIKANPGINIQPRTFIFAGKAAPGYYQAKLIIKLINAVGTIVNRDPDVRGRLKVVFLPNFSVSLAQYIYPAADLSEQISTAGKEASGTGNMKFSMSGALTIGTLDGANIEIREEVHPENFFLFGLTAEEVAALKDKGYRPRDYYNSNAQLKEVIDQIANGTFSPSEPDLFKPITDSLLQQDDYMLLADYQAYVECQDEVSKAYRDQDNWTRMSILNSVRTGKFSSDRTIAEYAKEIWKVDPVEVPLEVYDPANAGLGWGKTCDID from the coding sequence ATGACACAAGCGATCGATTCCCCTAGCACGAGCAGCACTACGGCCACGGATCCCACGGTTGACAGTAGTGGCAACCCCGTCAAAGTCTATGTGGAAGACGATCGCACAGGCATGAGCCTGGAAACCCTCAAGCGTGCCTTTGCTGATCATCTCTTTTACCTCCAGGGCAAGGATGCGTCTTCGGCGGACTTGGCCGACTATTACAGTGCCCTGGCCTATACGGTGCGCGATCGCCTGCTGCACCGCTGGCTTGCCACCCAGGAAGTTTATGCCTGCAAGGCCGTCAAGCGCGTCTGCTACTTGTCCGCCGAGTTCCTCATGGGGCGGCACCTGGGTAACAGCCTGATTAACTTGAACCTATTTGAAAAAATCGACCAAGCGATTCGGGAATCGGGCCTAGAACTGCAAGATTTGCTGTCAGAAGAAGAAGATCCCGGCCTGGGTAATGGGGGCTTGGGCCGTTTAGCCGCCTGTTTCCTCGACTCCCTCGCCACCCTAGAAATTCCCGCCATTGGCTATGGCATTCGCTATGAATTCGGCATTTTCTACCAGCAGATCCGCGATGGCTGGCAGGTGGAGATCCCGGATCAATGGTTGCGCTTGGGCAACGTCTGGGAACTGCCCCGCCGGGAAGAAGCGGTGGAAATTAAGCTGGGGGGCTACACCGAAGGCTACCACGATCCCAAGGGGAACTATCGGGTTTCTTGGGTGGCCGATCGCATTATTCTGGCGGTGCCCTACGATACCCCCGTCCCCGGTTATGACACCAATGTGGTCAACATTCTGCGGCTGTGGAAGGCGGAAGCAGGGGATGAGTTCAACTTTGATGCCTTTAATGCGGGCAACTACGATCGCGCCGTGGCCGATAAAATGTCCTCGGAGAATATCTCCAAGGTGCTCTACCCCAACGACAACACCCCCCAGGGCCGCACCCTGCGCCTAGAGCAGCAATACTTCTTCGTGTCCGCCTCCCTCCAGGACATGATCCGCAAGCACCTGGCCCTCAACCCCACCCTGGACAACTTCCAGGACAGCTTTGCCATCCAACTCAACGACACCCACCCCACCGTGGCCATCCCCGAATTGATGCGCCTGTTGGTGGATGAACATGCCATGGACTGGGATGCAGCTTGGAGCATTACCAACCGCACCTTTGCCTACACCAACCACACCCTGATGCCGGAAGCCCTGGAGCGGTGGCCGGTGCGTCTGTTGGGTCCCACCCTGCCCCGGATCCTGGAAATCATCTATGAAATCAACCACCGTTTCCTGGAGGATGTGCGCAGTTGGTACCCCGGCGACGAAGCCCGCCTGAGCCGCCTGTCCATCATCGAGGAAGAGCCGGAGAAATCCGTGCGCATGGCCTATTTGGCCTGTATCGGCAGCCATGCCATCAATGGGGTGGCCGCCCTCCACACCGAACTGCTGAAGCGGGACACCCTCCATGACTTCTATGAACTGTGGCCTGAGAAGTTTTTCAACAAAACCAATGGGGTCACCCCCCGCCGTTGGATTCTCCTCAGCAATCCCCAGCTAGCGGCCCTGTTCACCGAGAAGATTGGCAAGAAATGGCTCTCTAACTTGGATGAACTGAAGCAGTTGGAGCCTTGTGCGGAGGATCCCGAATTCCGTAGCCGTTGGCAAGCCATCAAGCTCCACAACAAGCAGGTTCTGGCGGAGAAGATTTACGAGCGGACGGGCATTGAAGTGGATCCCCATTCCCTCTTTGATATCCAAGTCAAGCGGATCCATGAATATAAGCGCCAACACTTGGCGGTGTTGCACATCATCGCCCTTTATAACCAGATCAAAGCCAATCCCGGCATCAATATCCAACCCCGCACTTTTATCTTTGCGGGCAAGGCGGCACCGGGTTATTACCAGGCTAAGCTGATCATTAAGTTGATCAATGCGGTGGGGACGATCGTCAACCGGGATCCCGATGTGCGGGGTCGCCTCAAGGTGGTGTTCTTGCCCAACTTCAGCGTGTCCTTGGCCCAGTACATTTACCCCGCTGCCGATTTGTCGGAGCAAATTTCCACCGCTGGTAAAGAGGCTTCTGGCACCGGCAACATGAAGTTTTCCATGAGCGGAGCCTTGACCATTGGCACCTTGGACGGGGCCAACATTGAAATCCGTGAAGAAGTCCACCCCGAAAACTTCTTCCTCTTTGGCCTCACTGCTGAGGAAGTGGCGGCGCTGAAGGACAAGGGCTATCGTCCCCGGGACTATTACAACAGCAACGCCCAACTCAAGGAGGTCATCGACCAAATTGCCAACGGCACCTTCTCCCCCAGTGAGCCGGATCTGTTTAAGCCCATTACCGACTCTCTGTTGCAGCAGGATGACTATATGCTGCTGGCGGATTACCAAGCCTATGTGGAGTGTCAGGATGAGGTGAGCAAGGCGTATCGGGATCAGGACAACTGGACCCGCATGTCGATCCTCAACTCAGTGCGTACCGGTAAGTTTTCCTCCGATCGCACGATCGCCGAATATGCCAAGGAAATTTGGAAGGTGGATCCCGTGGAGGTGCCCCTGGAAGTCTATGATCCCGCCAATGCTGGCTTGGGGTGGGGTAAAACCTGCGACATTGATTAA
- a CDS encoding DUF2330 domain-containing protein: MKKLYISVLTLCLSSLGGATWAFCGFYVSKADSSLYNQASQVAIARDGDRTILTMANDYQGDMQDFALVVPVPVAIQEDQVRVGDPKILDRLDSFSAPRLVEYFDSNPCDPPQLTTMNEVMMAPQAAGRAEGRAMADADKLGVTVEASFSVGEYDIQILSATESDGLETWLNRNGYVVPRGASSLLRPYIRQNMKFFVAKINLEELAASEYQKLRPLQIAYESPRFMLPIRLGMMNAKGEQDLLVYLLSPRGRVELSNYRTVNVPSDVEVPVFVKQEFGDFYRDMFQTAHRQEAKKVAFLEYAWNMANCDPCAADPLSQEELKEAGVFWLDYPTAAPNRGNPNFAPIPRPSNGNVFITRLHVRYSRDTFPEDLMFQETGNTEQFQGRYVLRHAAQGDLNCAAGQEYNPHSAGF; this comes from the coding sequence ATGAAAAAACTGTATATTTCCGTCCTAACCCTATGCCTTTCCAGCCTAGGGGGAGCCACCTGGGCCTTTTGTGGCTTTTATGTGTCCAAAGCTGACTCCAGCCTGTATAACCAAGCCTCCCAAGTGGCCATCGCCAGGGACGGCGATCGCACCATCCTCACCATGGCCAACGACTACCAAGGGGACATGCAAGACTTTGCCCTGGTGGTGCCGGTGCCGGTGGCGATCCAAGAAGATCAGGTGCGGGTGGGGGATCCCAAAATCCTCGATCGCCTCGACAGCTTCAGCGCCCCCCGCCTAGTGGAATACTTCGACAGCAATCCCTGCGATCCCCCCCAACTCACGACCATGAATGAAGTCATGATGGCTCCCCAGGCGGCTGGCAGGGCAGAGGGGCGGGCCATGGCCGATGCCGACAAACTGGGGGTCACCGTGGAAGCCAGCTTCAGCGTCGGGGAGTATGACATTCAGATCCTCAGTGCCACAGAATCCGATGGATTGGAAACCTGGCTCAATCGCAATGGCTATGTGGTGCCCCGGGGAGCCAGCAGCCTATTGCGCCCCTATATTCGCCAGAATATGAAGTTTTTCGTGGCTAAGATCAACCTAGAGGAGCTAGCCGCCAGTGAGTACCAAAAACTGCGGCCTTTGCAAATTGCCTACGAATCCCCCCGCTTTATGCTGCCCATCCGCCTGGGCATGATGAACGCCAAGGGGGAACAGGATTTACTGGTCTATCTGCTGTCCCCTCGCGGACGGGTGGAACTGAGCAACTACCGCACCGTCAATGTGCCCTCGGATGTGGAGGTGCCGGTGTTTGTGAAGCAGGAATTTGGTGACTTTTACCGGGATATGTTCCAAACCGCCCACCGTCAGGAAGCCAAAAAAGTGGCCTTCCTCGAATATGCCTGGAATATGGCCAACTGTGATCCCTGTGCGGCGGATCCCCTGAGCCAAGAGGAATTAAAGGAAGCGGGGGTTTTTTGGCTGGATTATCCCACGGCTGCGCCCAATCGCGGTAATCCTAACTTTGCCCCCATCCCCCGCCCCAGTAACGGCAATGTCTTCATCACTCGGCTCCATGTGCGCTACAGCCGAGACACCTTCCCCGAAGATCTGATGTTCCAGGAAACCGGCAACACGGAGCAGTTCCAGGGCCGCTATGTGCTGCGCCATGCCGCCCAAGGGGATCTCAACTGTGCCGCAGGGCAGGAGTATAACCCACATTCAGCAGGTTTCTAA
- the gap gene encoding type I glyceraldehyde-3-phosphate dehydrogenase, with protein MAPLKVAINGFGRIGRLVLRAGIHNPDLEFVGINDLVPPENLAYLLKYDSTQGRFAGAVEAQADGIVVDGTFIPCFAERDPAQLPWGNLGVDYVVEATGLFTDYDGASKHLQGGAKRVVLSAPTKEKDPTKVPTLLVGVNEDQFDPALHTIVSNASCTTNCLAPVAKVIVDNFGLEEGLMTTVHAMTATQPTVDGPSKKDLRGGRGAAQNIIPASTGAAKAVALVLPQLAGKLTGMAFRVPTPDVSVVDLTFRTEQSTSYAAICEAMKAAAAGPMAGILGYTDEPVASSDFIGDPHSSIFDAGAGMALNDRFFKVVSWYDNEWGYSNRMIDLMLSMAAKE; from the coding sequence ATGGCACCCCTTAAGGTTGCGATCAATGGTTTTGGTCGCATTGGCCGTCTGGTCCTGCGGGCCGGTATCCATAACCCTGACCTCGAATTTGTTGGCATTAACGATCTGGTGCCCCCCGAAAACTTGGCCTATTTGTTGAAATACGATTCCACCCAAGGGCGCTTTGCCGGTGCAGTGGAGGCTCAGGCCGATGGCATCGTGGTGGATGGCACCTTTATTCCCTGTTTTGCCGAGCGGGATCCGGCCCAATTGCCCTGGGGCAACTTAGGGGTGGACTATGTGGTGGAAGCCACGGGACTGTTTACGGACTACGACGGTGCCTCCAAGCACCTCCAGGGGGGCGCAAAGCGGGTAGTTCTGTCGGCCCCCACCAAGGAAAAAGATCCCACCAAGGTGCCCACCCTGTTGGTGGGGGTCAACGAAGATCAGTTTGATCCGGCCCTCCACACCATTGTTTCCAACGCCAGTTGCACCACCAACTGCCTCGCCCCCGTGGCCAAGGTCATTGTCGATAACTTTGGCCTAGAGGAAGGGCTGATGACCACCGTTCACGCCATGACCGCCACCCAGCCCACCGTCGATGGTCCCAGCAAAAAAGACCTGCGGGGGGGACGGGGTGCGGCCCAGAATATTATTCCGGCCTCCACGGGGGCGGCCAAGGCGGTGGCCCTGGTGCTGCCGCAACTGGCGGGCAAACTGACGGGGATGGCCTTCCGGGTGCCTACCCCCGATGTGTCCGTGGTCGATCTCACCTTCCGCACGGAACAGTCCACCAGCTACGCCGCCATTTGTGAGGCGATGAAGGCGGCGGCGGCGGGTCCCATGGCGGGGATTTTAGGCTACACCGATGAGCCAGTGGCCTCCTCGGATTTCATCGGTGATCCCCACTCCAGCATTTTTGATGCGGGGGCCGGGATGGCCCTGAACGATCGCTTTTTTAAGGTGGTGTCTTGGTATGACAACGAATGGGGTTATTCCAATCGCATGATTGATTTAATGTTATCCATGGCCGCTAAAGAGTAG